The genomic segment AGTCGCGCGCAGCAGCCGGTCTCGGTGTTGTCGTAATTCGTATCGGCGAGTTTCATAACGACCTCTACGGTTGTGATGTCAACCATCGCGAACGACACATCCAACAAGAAATCATGCGGCGGCATGGGTGACAGTCCATCTGGGCCTGCCTTACAACCCCGCGGGGATTGCCCGACACACCCCTCCCTTCCGGCCAAATCGGAGTTTCCATCTCCGCCATGCCTACCTCCCTAAAACCCAAGGAACTCACCCTTCGCGGCCTGATCTTCGGTGCGCTCATCACCACCGTGTTCACCGCCGCCAACGTCTACCTCGGCCTGAAGGTCGGTGGCGGCCTGCGCGTTGGCGGTTGTCGCGCTGGTGCTCATCGCCCAGGTTGCGAGCAGAGAGACGAGCAGGGCGCGCTGGACAGTCGGTGCAGAGATCATGATCGCGTCGGGTTGTAGTGGGGCAGGCCGAACCTACCGGCAAGTCACCGTTCAAACTGCACGCCGGCGGGCGTTTCAGCGAATCGCCTGGAAACACGCGAAATGGCACTGCGGTGGTCGGTCTTGATATCTAGGTGTACTAGGGTGCATAGTACATGCATGCTTCCGTTCTCGGTCACGCTCACCACCGGCGAATCGCCGTTCCGCCAGATCGTCTACGCCGCTACCAAAGCGGTGGTGTCGGGCGAACTGGTCGAAGGAAGTGCCTTTCCGTCGGTCCGCGAATTGAGCCAGACGCTCAAGATCAATCCAAATACCGCGCACAAAGTCGTCGCCGAGTTGGTGCGCAATGGCCTGCTGGAAGTGATGCCTGGGCTTGGTACGGTTGTGTCGGCAGGCCGAAAATCATCCGCTGCTGAACGTCGCGCGCTGCTCTCACGCGAGGTCGAGCAATTGGTGGTCGAGGCCATGCGGCTTGGGCTCAAAGAAGCCGATGTGGTGAATGCCTTGTCATTGCGGTGGGCGGAACTGTCGGCCCCAGTTGGCGTCTCAAAATCGGCCGCTTCTGCGGTCACTACGGGTCGCAACGCATGAACGCTTCGTCGCAACCTCCGATTGCTGTTCGGGAGATGTCGCCTCGCTTCGGAAGGAAGCTGGTGCTCGATAACCTGGCATTTGACGTGCCGCGTGCAACGCGGACAGTCGTCAAGTCTCGGTCCAACCACGAACGTGACGCACGTTGTCGGCCGCGACTTCAAGCAGAATGACAGCTTGCGGATGCGACGTCAGTACAACCTGAGACGTCTGTCCACCGATCAACCCGGTGGTACCGACGTTCACTTGTATCAATTCAGCTACTAGCAAGCGCTGATAGTGCTACCGGGCACGAGTGTCCTGCGGGCGAAATGGAGAGAGGACGATCGTGCTTTCGGAATGCGAATGCTGGCGGAATCCGGACGCGCGAATGCACCGCAGTCGGCGCCTCGTTCCCAAACGTCACGACAAGGTGCCGCACTGGAGCTGGTTCGCTGGAACGTGGTCGCGAGTTATCCAAGGTCGGTCGAGCGCGTGGTGCGGTGACACAGTGCCCGTCCGTTAGGCGACTTGAGAGAACAGCACCACCTGGTTGGTGCCGAATGCTCCCTCAGAGACCTTGGTCAGATAGTGCCGCTCATGGCACTAAGTCGGCGGACTGCCGCTACGCGACTTCGGAAAACGGCACTACAGTGGTATCGTGGCGATCATGGGGTGACGATCAGGTAGATCGATGCCGCTGCCCCTATGAGGTCGGCACGCACCTCTACGCCGGTGGCTTGCGTGACGGACCGCGCAGTGATCGTGTAGAAGTAGGCGGGATTGGGGCCCGGAGGGTTCGGCGTGATGGTGAGCGCGGCATTGGGCGCCAGCGGAAAGTGTAGCCCGAGTTGCTCGATGGTCTTCGTGGAATTCGTGATCTGGACTCCGTTCACATCGCGCACGAGCACTTGCACGATCATCGATTCACCGACGGCAAGCCGTCGCCGGTCGGTGGGCGTCAGGATTTCCACGGCGCCCAAGTGATCCGATCCGGGGGCTACTTTGTACACCGTCAGTCCTGTCTGATAAGACACGGTCTGGCCGTTCTTTGTGTAGCGCACGGTGATGGTGGTGACTCCCGTTGGCCCCGTGGCTCCGACGCCGGTAGCGACTGCAAGTCCCGGCGACACGGCCGCGATTGTCGCGACGTTCACGTTGGACGACTCGTACGAGAGCACTCCACCGTCATTGCTGAGCGCGACCTCGTTCCCCAGCGCATTTAGCAGCTTTACGCGGTACGTGAGTGCGGCCGGCACCGTGATCTCGGCGTTGATCGGATCGAAGTACACGGCCACTACCTGTCCCGCCGCGGCGGCGGTCACCGTCACCGACAGGGTTGCCTGTTGTTCGGCCACTGCGCTGAAGCCGCGCACCAGTACGGGGTACGTGCCGGGCAAGACCGCTGATGTCGCCGACACATTGTAGGTGAGCGTGTTGCCAGTAAAGCTCGTCGATGTGGCCTGTACTGTGAGACCGGCCGGGGTACCGCTCACCTGCGTGCCGATGCCTCCAACGAAGCCGCCTGTCCGGGTGACGGCGATTGTCCCTACGGTGGGAGCGCTGATGCCTTGCACCACGCTGACCGCGCCGGCGGCGAGTGTGTACCCTGGAACGACCGCAGGTATGACGGTGATCTGGCTGATTGCGGATACCGTAGTTCCGGGTTGCACGTAGGTGGCAGTCACGGTCACCGGGTTGGCGGAGGGTGCGACGCCTGTCACGGTGGCGGTGTTGCTGCCGGGCTTCGCGACGGTCAGGCTGATCGCGTTGGACGATGACCAGTTCACGTCGACAGTGCCAATGGCGTTGGTA from the Gemmatimonadaceae bacterium genome contains:
- a CDS encoding GntR family transcriptional regulator, coding for MLPFSVTLTTGESPFRQIVYAATKAVVSGELVEGSAFPSVRELSQTLKINPNTAHKVVAELVRNGLLEVMPGLGTVVSAGRKSSAAERRALLSREVEQLVVEAMRLGLKEADVVNALSLRWAELSAPVGVSKSAASAVTTGRNA